In Prunus dulcis chromosome 1, ALMONDv2, whole genome shotgun sequence, the following are encoded in one genomic region:
- the LOC117614798 gene encoding 50S ribosomal protein L20-like, translating into MNKDKIFKLAKGFRGRAKNCIRIARERVEKALQYSYRDRRTKKRDMRSLWIQRINAGTRIHGVNYGNFMHGLMKENIQLNRKVLSELSMQEPYSFKTLVDISRTAFPGNKNVVHAPKKEGLSMLV; encoded by the exons ATGAACAAGGATAAGATATTCAAGTTAGCCAAGGGCTTCAGGGGAAGGGCCAAGAATTGCATAAGGATTGCCAGAGAGAGGGTGGAGAAGGCCTTGCAGTATTCCTACAGGGATCGCCGCACCAAGAAGCGAGACATGCGCTCCCTGTGGATCCAACGCATCAATGCTGGCACCCGCATCCATGGT GTTAATTATGGGAATTTCATGCATGGGTTGATGAAGGAGAACATTCAGCTGAACAGGAAAGTTTTGTCAGAGCTGTCCATGCAAGAACCATACAGTTTCAAGACCCTAGTAGACATCTCTCGCACTGCCTTCCCTGGGAACAAGAACGTGGTTCATGCTCCCAAAAAGGAAGGCCTTTCAATGCTTGTGTAA
- the LOC117616010 gene encoding probable anion transporter 5, which translates to MTTMKFPKRYLVVILTFISTSVCYIERVGFSIAYTVAADAAGVNQSSKGTILSTFYYGYACSQVPGGWAAQKIGGRKVLLLSFVLWSLTCALVPLDPNRVFVMVIARLLVGVAQGFIFPSIHTVLAQWVPPHERSRSVSLTTSGMYLGAAAGMLFLPSLVKYRGPQSVFLAEAALGAMWSLLWFKYASDPPRSEHPKATAAGFGESMLPIKGSQKLKLENGGSSVRTAKIPWKKILLSLPVWAIVVNNFTFHYALYVLMNWLPTYFELGLQLSLQEMGSSKMLPYLNMFIFSNIGGVVADHLVTKRILSVTRTRKLLNTIGFIVASLALMAIPIFRTSGGAVLCSSVALGFLALGRAGFAVNHMDIAPRYAGIVMGVSNTAGTLAGIIGVDLTGKLLEAARTVDSSLSSAESWRVVFFIPGLLCIFSSLVFLLFSTGERIFD; encoded by the coding sequence ATGACGACAATGAAATTTCCAAAGCGTTACTTAGTCGTCATATTGACCTTCATCAGCACGTCCGTTTGCTATATAGAACGTGTCGGGTTTTCAATTGCATACACTGTTGCCGCTGATGCTGCTGGGGTAAATCAATCAAGTAAAGGCACAATTCTTTCTACATTCTATTATGGCTATGCTTGTTCACAAGTGCCTGGTGGCTGGGCAGCTCAGAAAATCGGGGGAAGGAAGGTTCTTCTCCTTTCATTTGTGTTATGGTCATTGACTTGTGCATTGGTTCCTTTGGACCCCAATCGAGTCTTTGTCATGGTGATTGCTAGATTGCTTGTTGGTGTTGCACAAGGTTTCATCTTCCCCTCAATCCACACAGTTCTAGCACAGTGGGTTCCACCACACGAAAGATCCAGATCTGTTTCTCTTACAACTTCTGGTATGTACCTCGGTGCTGCGGCAGGAATGCTTTTCCTTCCAAGCCTTGTAAAGTATAGAGGCCCCCAATCCGTCTTTCTTGCTGAGGCAGCACTAGGAGCCATGTGGTCTTTGCTTTGGTTTAAGTATGCCAGTGACCCACCTCGCTCTGAACATCCAAAAGCCACAGCTGCTGGTTTCGGGGAATCAATGCTGCCAATCAAAGGAAGTCAAAAGTTGAAACTAGAAAATGGAGGAAGTTCTGTCAGAACTGCCAAAATTCCATGGAAGAAAATTTTACTCAGTTTGCCAGTCTGGGCAATTGTGGTTAATAATTTCACGTTCCATTATGCTTTATATGTGTTAATGAACTGGCTGCCAACATACTTTGAATTGGGCCTCCAGCTTAGCCTTCAGGAAATGGGTTCTTCTAAGATGTTGCCGTATCTCAACATgtttattttctcaaatatAGGTGGGGTGGTTGCTGATCACTTGGTCACCAAGAGAATCTTGTCTGTGACTAGAACCCGGAAGCTCTTGAACACCATCGGGTTCATAGTTGCTTCTCTTGCATTGATGGCAATTCCCATATTCAGAACATCTGGTGGGGCTGTTCTCTGCTCTTCTGTGGCTCTCGGTTTCTTGGCACTTGGGAGAGCTGGTTTTGCAGTGAATCACATGGATATTGCCCCGAGATACGCGGGCATTGTGATGGGAGTTTCTAACACTGCTGGTACGTTAGCTGGCATTATTGGAGTTGATCTGACCGGCAAACTACTTGAAGCTGCAAGAACTGTTGATTCGAGTCTTTCAAGTGCAGAGAGCTGGAGAGTGGTATTTTTCATTCCGGGTTTGCTTTGCATTTTTAGTTCTTTAGTATTTTTACTATTCTCAACAGGGGAGAGAATTTTTGACTGA
- the LOC117633785 gene encoding LOW QUALITY PROTEIN: disease resistance protein RPV1-like (The sequence of the model RefSeq protein was modified relative to this genomic sequence to represent the inferred CDS: inserted 1 base in 1 codon; deleted 2 bases in 1 codon) — protein MDARKAHKASSSSSPSSSSKRWKYDVFLSFRGEDTRKGFTGHLHAALSGDGFRGFLDDNELKRAEFIKTQLEQAIDGSMISIIVFSKRYADSSWCLDELVKIMECRERLGQKVFPLFYNVDASDVRKQTGSFAQAFEKHEAGKHEKEKVQRWRNALSQAADLCGEDLKNADNGHEAKFINKILGVVNKLLDIKSQLDIKHPVGITSRVKALSNHLHIENSGSKDDVRMIGIWGMGGIGKTTLAKAIYNEFERSFEGRSFLENVREVIANQPMGLVRLQKQLLNDILKSEGVNVDSVLKGIEMIRRRLPCKRALVIIDDADDLHQLEAIAGARDWFGPGSRILITTRNQHLLQQVGVDGTYIAEKMDEEEALEFFSWHAFKRRYPDQEYIDLSKRVIRYCQGLPLALRVVGSFLFNRSIAEWESHLEKLQTSPDGDIQKILRISFDGLPDDTTRKIFLDISCFFIGYDKDYVTKILDGCGFYATIGISVLIERCLVTVSEQKELMMHDLLRDMGREIVYENARGHPEKFSRLWKREDVTDVLRDKSGTKKIEGVALHGSYGPRFSGQAFTNMKKLTRFSAQAFTNLKKLRLLRLSGVELTGEYKDFPKKLIWLCWHGFPLESIRDDFPVQPKLVALDLQYSQLKIVWKDCKLHQNLKILNLSHSYELTKSPDFSKLPNLEELILKRCESLSEVHSSIGDLGRLSLVNLEGCVSLKDLPLNFYKSKSIETLLLNWCLSFEKLAEGLGDMVSLTTLKADVTAIRQIPSSILKLKKLKVLSLCDVKWSPSTNLLPPSLHSLSSLRELALANCSLTNDAVPKDLGSLISLERLDLACNDFCSLPSLSRLSKLQDLSLHMCKNLRAIPDLPTNLKVLRADGCIALEKMPDFSEMSNIRELYLSGSDKLTEIPGLDKSLNSMTRIHMEKHGCTNLTADFRKNILQGWTSCGYGGIFLSGNDIPDWFDYVHDDDIVYFTVPRSVGRNFKGLTLSFVSSPVFLSRRSSISIKNMTKGAELEARIIPDCPIDELNYKPGYYLWQGQLSNDELKLQDGDKVLIEIIIVDKWVKVKKTGVSLVWDKFMNENMIDYHLCRYERRPSQNLVNDDDIIHVENDNHLRKSPDFSKFPNLEKLILKGCKELYKVHSSIGDLGRLSLVNLEDCEMLRDLPLNFYKSKSIETLILNGCSRFHNLADGLGDMVSLTILKADNTRIRQIPSSIVKLKKLRILSLSGCWLTEDAIPKDLGSLISLEDLLLEANIFRSLPRLAGLSKLKVLCVNACRELLAIPDLPTNLYVLKANDCPELETIPDFSKMSNMRELYLSDSFKLTEVPGLDKSLNSMTRIHMEGCANLTADFRNNILQRWTSCGFGGIYLNGIYDIPEWFKIVNDVGNIVFFEVPQRIMGRDLKGLTLCFVYSFSVFGRELEGPIGIIVRNLTKQTALHTKIAFARYGRPKIDYXGQLSNDVLHLQGGDQVYILVRPLVNFVIVKKTGVHLEWDKVMKENMDNLDPHLYDLETNRDFLAVKPYL, from the exons ATGGATGCCAGGAAAGCCCATAAAGCCTCCTCTTCATCCTCACCATCCTCCTCATCAAAACGTTGGAAGTACGACGTGTTCTTGAGCTTCAGAGGTGAAGACACACGCAAGGGCTTCACAGGCCACCTCCACGCCGCATTATCTGGTGACGGATTCCGCGGCTTTCTTGATGACAACGAGCTAAAAAGGGCGGAATTTATAAAAACCCAACTGGAGCAGGCAATCGACGGGTCCATGATCTCCATAATTGTCTTCTCCAAGAGGTATGCCGATTCCAGTTGGTGTCTTGATGAGCTGGTGAAGATCATGGAGTGTAGAGAAAGATTGGGGCAAAAGGTTTTTCCATTGTTCTATAATGTTGATGCTTCGGATGTCCGGAAACAAACTGGTAGTTTTGCACAAGCATTTGAGAAACATGAAGCGGGcaaacatgagaaagaaaaggtaCAGCGATGGAGAAATGCTCTCAGTCAAGCAGCAGATTTGTGTGGGGAAGATCTTAAAAATGCTGACAATGG GCATGAAGCAAAGTTTATCAACAAAATTCTTGGGGTGGTTAATAAGCTGTTGGACATCAAATCCCAATTAGACATCAAACACCCTGTTGGAATTACTTCTCGGGTGAAGGCTTTGAGTAATCACTTACATATTGAAAATTCAGGTTCTAAGGATGATGTTCGCATGATCGGTATTTGGGGGATGGGCGGCATTGGGAAAACAACGCTTGCCAAAGCCATTTATAACGAATTTGAGCGTAGCTTTGAAGGTAGGAGTTTCCTTGAAAACGTGAGGGAAGTAATTGCAAACCAACCAATGGGTCTGGTTCGTTTGCAAAAACAACTTCTAAATGATATCTTGAAAAGCGAGGGCGTAAACGTTGACTCTGTTCTTAAAGGGATCGAGATGATAAGAAGAAGACTTCCCTGTAAAAGAGCACTTGTCATAATTGACGATGCAGATGATCTACACCAACTAGAAGCAATAGCTGGAGCTCGTGATTGGTTTGGCCCTGGAAGTAGAATTCTTATAACAACAAGAAATCAACATTTGCTACAGCAAGTTGGAGTGGATGGCACATATATCGCTGAAAAAATGGATGAGGAAGAAGCTCTAGAGTTCTTTAGTTGGCATGCCTTCAAAAGACGTTATCCTGATCAAGAATACATTGACCTCTCAAAACGTGTAATTCGTTACTGTCAAGGCTTGCCACTAGCACTTCGAGTTGTTGGGTCTTTTCTGTTTAATAGATCCATAGCGGAGTGGGAAAGCCATTTGGAGAAGTTGCAAACAAGTCCTGATGGAGATATTCAAAAAATACTCAGAATAAGCTTTGACGGGCTACCTGATGATACAACGAGAAAGATATTCCTTGATATATCTTGTTTCTTTATTGGATATGACAAGGACTATGTAACAAAAATATTAGATGGATGTGGCTTTTATGCAACGATAGGAATCAGTGTCCTCATCGAACGGTGCCTTGTAACTGTTAGTGAGCAAAAGGAGCTGATGATGCATGATTTGCTTCGAGACATGGGAAGAGAGATCGTTTATGAAAATGCCCGCGGTCATCCTGAAAAATTTAGTAGATTGTGGAAACGTGAAGACGTAACAGATGTATTGAGAGACAAATCT GgaactaaaaaaattgaaggagTTGCTCTACATGGCTCTTACGGGCCTAGATTCAGTGGACAAGCATTTACCAACATGAAAAAACTGACTAGATTCAGTGCACAAGCATTTACCAACTTGAAAAAACTGAGGTTACTCCGCCTCAGCGGAGTAGAGCTCACTGGAGAGTACAAAGATTTTCCCAAAAAGTTAATATGGTTGTGCTGGCATGGATTCCCTTTAGAGTCCATACGAGATGACTTTCCTGTGCAACCAAAACTAGTTGCTTTAGACCTGCAGTATAGCCAACTCAAAATAGTTTGGAAGGATTGCAAG TTGCATCAGAATTTGAAAATCCTTAATCTCAGCCATTCCTATGAGCTAACAAAATCACCAGACTTTTCAAAACTCCCAAATCTCGAGGAATTGATATTGAAACGCTGTGAGAGTTTGTCTGAGGTTCACTCATCCATCGGGGATCTTGGAAGACTTTCTTTGGTAAATCTTGAAGGCTGCGTAAGCCTAAAGGATCTTCCactgaatttctataaatccAAGTCTATTGAAACTCTTCTACTTAATTGGTGTTTAAGTTTTGAAAAGTTGGCTGAGGGCTTAGGGGACATGGTATCATTGACAACTCTGAAAGCGGATGTGACAGCCATAAGACAAATACCATCTTCCatattaaaattgaagaaactGAAAGTTTTATCTTTATGTGATGTGAAATGGTCGCCATCAACAAATCTTTTGCCTCCTTCATTGCATAGTTTAAGCTCTTTAAGAGAATTAGCTCTTGCAAACTGTAGTTTAACTAATGATGCAGTCCCCAAGGATCTCGGTAGCCTAATTTCCTTAGAAAGGTTAGATCTTGCATGCAATGACTTTTGCAGCCTACCAAGCCTCAGTCGTCTTTCAAAGCTTCAAGATTTGTCTTTACATATGTGCAAAAATCTTCGTGCAATCCCAGATTTACCAACAAATTTGAAAGTCTTACGAGCAGATGGCTGCATTGCATTGGAAAAAATgccagatttttcagaaatgtCAAATATAAGAGAATTGTATCTAAGTGGTTCGGACAAACTCACTGAGATTCCAGGCCTGGATAAGTCATTAAACTCCATGACAAGGATTCATATGGAGAAG CATGGCTGCACTAATCTCACTGCTGATTTTAGGAAGAACATCCTACAG GGATGGACTTCTTGCGGATATGGTGGCATTTTTCTCAGTGGAAATGATATTCCTGATTGGTTCGACTATGTCCATGACGATGATATTGTGTATTTCACTGTGCCTCGAAGTGTTGGTCGTAATTTTAAAGGGTTAACTTTGTCCTTCGTTTCCTCTCCAGTCTTTTTAAGTCGTCGTAGTAGCATTAGCATTAAAAACATGACCAAGGGTGCTGAGCTTGAAGCCAGGATCATACCCGATTGTCCAATTGACGAGCTCAATTACAAGCCAGGTTATTATCTTTGGCAGGGACAGTTATCAAATGACGAGCTCAAATTGCAAGACGGTGATAAAGTCTtgattgaaataataatagtgGACAAATGGGTGAAGGTGAAGAAAACAGGTGTTAGTCTGGTATGGGACAAATTTATGAACGAAAATATGATTGATTACCATCTTTGTCGATATGAACGACGCCCATCTCAAAATCTGGTCAATGATGATGACATCATTCATGTCGAAAATGATAATCACTTAAGAAAATCACCAGACTTTTCAAAATTCCCAAATCTCGAGAAGTTGATATTGAAAGGTTGTAAGGAGTTGTATAAGGTTCACTCATCCATCGGGGATCTTGGAAGACTTTCTTTGGTAAATCTTGAAGACTGCGAAATGCTAAGGGATCTCCCactgaatttctataaatccAAGTCTATTGAAACTCTTATACTGAATGGTTGTTCAAGATTTCATAACTTGGCTGATGGCTTAGGGGACATGGTATCATTGACAATTTTGAAAGCAGATAACACGCGCATCAGACAAATTCCATCTTCCATAgtaaaattgaagaagttgaGAATTTTATCTCTATCTG GCTGCTGGTTAACTGAGGATGCAATCCCCAAGGACCTCGGTAGCCTAATTTCCTTAGAAGATCTGCTTCTTGAAGCCAATATTTTTCGTAGCCTGCCAAGGCTCGCTGGTCTTTCAAAGCTCAAGGTCTTGTGTGTAAATGCATGCAGAGAACTTCTTGCAATCCCAGATTTACCAACCAATTTGTATGTTCTGAAAGCAAATGACTGCCCAGAATTGGAAACAATTccagatttttcaaaaatgtcGAACATGAGAGAACTGTATCTAAGTGATTCGTTCAAACTCACTGAGGTTCCAGGCTTGGATAAGTCATTAAACTCCATGACAAGGATTCATATGGAAGGCTGCGCCAATCTCACTGCGGATTTTAGGAACAACATCCTacag AGATGGACTTCTTGCGGATTTGGTGGAATTTATTTGAATGGAATTTATGATATTCCTGAGTGGTTCAAAATCGTCAATGATGTGGGCAATATCGTCTTCTTTGAAGTTCCTCAAAGAATCATGGGTCGTGATTTAAAAGGGTTGACTTTATGCTTCGTTTactctttttctgtttttggccGAGAACTTGAAGGTCCTATTGGCATTATCGTTAGAAATCTTACCAAACAAACTGCTTTGCACACCAAGATAGCATTTGCCAGATACGGAAGACCTAAAATCGATT CGGGACAATTGTCAAACGATGTGCTCCATTTGCAAGGCGGGGACCAAGTCTACATTCTTGTAAGGCCTCTAGTTAATTTTGTGATAGTGAAGAAGACAGGGGTTCATCTAGAATGGGACAAAGTCATGAAGGAAAATATGGATAATCTGGATCCTCATTTGTATGATTTGGAAACAAATCGGGATTTTTTGGCAGTGAAACCATATCTGTAA
- the LOC117613931 gene encoding 50S ribosomal protein L25-like: MFLLHRQRVAALQLQIRRYAQSATAALLPPDPELEPDFPRPDPKYAETIFAVPRPASGKSISAKERKAGRVPSIVFEQEDGQHGGNKRLISVRTNQIRKLVGHLGRSFFLSRLFDLEVRSDFDSENDDVVERVRVLPRMIHLHSATDAPLNVTFIRAPSHALLKVDIPLVFRGDDVSPGLKKGAYLNTIKRTVKFLCPADVIPPYIDVDLSELDVGQKILMGDLKVHPALKLLQSKDEPVCKIMGARVSEQKKSK, translated from the exons ATGTTCCTCCTTCACCGGCAGCGCGTCGCCGCCCTCCAGCTCCAAATCCGACGCTACGCCCAATCCGCCACAGCCGCTCTGCTCCCCCCGGACCCGGAACTCGAACCGGACTTCCCGAGACCCGACCCGAAATACGCCGAGACAATCTTCGCCGTTCCACGCCCCGCCTCCGGTAAGAGCATCTCCGCCAAAGAGCGCAAGGCCGGCCGCGTCCCCAGCATTGTCTTCGAGCAAGAGGACGGCCAGCACGGCGGCAACAAGCGCCTCATCTCTGTACGGACCAACCAAATCCGAAAACTTGTCGGTCATCTCGGCCGCTCCTTCTTCCTCTCCAGACTTTTCGACCTCGAGGTTCGCTCCGATTTCGACTCTGAAAACGACGACGTCGTTGAGAGGGTCCGCGTTTTGCCTCGCATG aTTCATTTGCACTCGGCCACGGACGCACCGCTTAATGTGACCTTCATAAGGGCTCCTTCTCATGCTTTGTTGAAAGTCGATATTCCTCTTGTATTTCGGGGAGATGATGTCTCTCCTGGATTGAAGAAAG GTGCTTATTTAAATACAATCAAGAGGACTGTAAAGTTCCTTTGCCCTGCAGATGTGATTCCTCCTTATATTGATGTGGATCTGAGTGAGTTGGATGTTGGCCAAAAGATATTAATGGGAGATCTCAAGGTTCATCCGGCTCTAAAGCTTCTTCAGTCAAAAGATGAGCCTGTTTGTAAGATCATGGGAGCCAGAGTTTCTGAACAAAAGAAATCTAAATAA
- the LOC117615565 gene encoding 40S ribosomal protein S30-like has translation MGKVHGSLARAGKARGQTPKVAKQDKKKKPRGRAHKRMQYNRRFVTAVVGFDKKRGPNSSEK, from the coding sequence ATGGGAAAGGTTCATGGATCTTTGGCTCGTGCTGGTAAGGCGAGAGGCCAAACTCCCAAAGTGGCTAAGCaagataagaagaagaagccccGTGGACGCGCCCACAAGCGCATGCAATACAACCGCCGATTCGTCACCGCTGTGGTTGGCTTCGACAAGAAGAGGGGACCCAACTCATCTGAGAAGTAG
- the LOC117636399 gene encoding serine carboxypeptidase-like 45, translated as MASQPWMCIGFLTSMLILMGAVEALPMANKIVSLPGQPRVSFQQFAGYIDVDDHPQRSLFYYFVEAESRPASKPLVVWFNGGPGCSSVGEGAFVEHGPFKPTGGATLIKNPYSWNTEANMLYLESPAGVGFSFAADKSFYENVNDNITARDSLTFLQRWFDKFPEYNHRDLFLVGESYAGHYVPQLAQLIIQSGVNFNLKGIAIGNPLLEFSTDINAEDLFYWSHGLISDAAYGLLTSVCNSSQLLRETIAGSPSDACSDVITQVSQELSNSVDKYYVTGDICLSPPFPTKLEILNPLRSNFRTSAFHRSRAEAGNYNQQLTDKIDACVEEETVTYLNRKDVQKALHAKLVGVSNWSLCSRVLQYDMRDLEIPTIPIVGSLVKSGIRVMVYSGDQDSVVPFFGSRSLINGLATQLGLKSTVPYRAWFEGKQVGGWTQVYGDILSFAILRGASHTAPSTQPKRSLALFKSFLGGKPLPAHA; from the exons ATGGCATCTCAGCCATGGATGTGCATAGGCTTTCTAACTTCCATGCTTATTCTCATGGGTGCAGTGGAGGCCCTTCCCATGGCTAATAAAATTGTGAGTTTGCCTGGGCAGCCACGTGTCAGCTTCCAACAATTTGCAGGCTACATTGATGTAGATGACCACCCACAGAGATCTCTGTTTTACTATTTTGTTGAAGCAGAGTCTCGCCCTGCTTCGAAACCACTTGTTGTCTGGTTCAATGGAG GGCCTGGTTGTTCGTCGGTTGGAGAGGGCGCTTTCGTTGAACACGGTCCTTTTAAACCAACTGGAGGGGCTACTCTAATAAAGAATCCATACAGTTGGAACACAG AAGCAAACATGTTGTACCTAGAGTCACCAGCCGGTGTTGGTTTCTCATTTGCTGCTGATAAGTCATTTTACGAAAATGTGAACGACAACATAACAG CACGAGACAGTTTAACATTTCTTCAGCGCTGGTTTGACAAATTTCCAGAATACAACCACAGAGATTTGTTTCTTGTAGGAGAAAGCTATGCAG GTCACTATGTGCCACAACTTGCACAGCTAATAATTCAGTCTGGTGTGAATTTCAACCTCAAGGGTATAGCT ATAGGGAACCCTCTGCTGGAATTCAGTACTGATATCAATGCGGAGGATTTGTTTTACTGGTCTCATGGGCTGATTTCTGATGCTGCTTATGGACTTCTCACTTCAGTCTGCAACAGTTCTCAGTTATTGAGAGAGACCATAGCAGGCTCTCCCTCTGATGCTTGTTCTGATGTAATCACTCAAGTTTCCCAAGAACTTAGCAACTCTGTCGACAAATACTACGTTACCGGCGACATTTGTTTGTCGCCCCCCTTTCCAACAAAATTGGAAATTCTGAACCCGTTAAGGTCAAACTTTCGAACTTCAGCATTTCATCGTTCACGTGCAGAAGCCGGCAATTATAATCAG CAACTTACGGACAAGATAGATGCCTGTGTAGAGGAAGAAACAGTGACTTATTTAAACAGAAAAGATGTACAAAAGGCCCTTCATGCTAAGCTTGTTGGAGTCTCTAATTGGAGTTTGTGCAGCCG GGTTCTGCAATATGATATGCGAGATCTGGAAATTCCTACCATTCCTATTGTCGGCTCACTTGTCAAATCTGGCATTCGTGTAATGGTTTATAG TGGAGATCAAGATTCAGTGGTTCCATTTTTCGGAAGTCGAAGTTTGATTAATGGATTGGCGACGCAGCTGGGTCTCAAGTCAACTGTGCCTTACAGAGCTTGGTTTGAGGGAAAGCAG GTTGGTGGGTGGACACAAGTTTATGGTGATATCCTATCATTCGCCATCTTAAGAGGAGCTTCACACACGGCTCCATCTACACAACCAAAGAGATCACTTGCGCTGTTTAAGTCATTTCTAGGAGGCAAACCACTGCCAGCCCATGCATGA
- the LOC117616210 gene encoding proteasome subunit beta type-4-like — MESNQAKPGLLCNPEASQRTLYPYVTGTSVVALKYKDGILMAADMGGSYGSTLRYKSVERMKPIGKHSLLGASGEISDFQELLRYLDELILYDNMWDDGNSLGPKEVHNYLTRVMYNRRNKFNPLWNSLVLGGVKKGQKYLGMVSMIGVNFEDNHVATGFGNHLARPILRDEWHENLTFEEGVKLLEKCMRVLLYRDRSAVNKLQISKITEEGVTISQPYSLKTFWGFSAFENPTLGAEGSW; from the exons ATGGAGTCGAACCAAGCCAAACCCGGCCTACTGTGCAACCCTGAAGCTTCTCAGAGAACCTT GTACCCATATGTAACCGGTACATCTGTGGTGGCTCTGAAGTACAAAGATGGAATTTTGATGGCTGCTGATATGGGAG GTTCTTATGGGTCTACCCTGCGATACAAGAGTGTGGAACGAATGAAGCCTATTGGAAAGCATTCTCTTCTTGGTGCAAGTGGAGAAATAAGTGACTTTCAAGAGCTATTACGTTATCTTGATGAGCTCAT CCTATATGACAACATGTGGGATGATGGGAACTCTTTGGGACCTAAAGAGGTCCACAACTATTTGACCCGTGTGATGTACAATAGGCGTAACAAGTTCAATCCACTGTGGAACTCTCTTGTCCTTGGTGGAGTGAAAAAAGGACAGAAGTACCTTGGCATG GTTAGCATGATAGGTGTAAATTTTGAGGACAATCATGTAGCTACAGGATTTGGAAATCACCTTGCACGGCCTATTCTTCGTGATGAATGGCATGAGAACTTGACTTTTGAAGAGGGTGTAAAGCTACTGGAGAAATGCATGCGTGTCCTTCTCTATCGAGATCGGTCTGCTGTCAACAAGCTTCAG ATTTCCAAAATCACTGAAGAAGGTGTAACCATCTCTCAGCCCTACTCTTTGAAGACTTTCTGGGGTTTCTCTGCTTTCGAAAATCCAACATTGGGTGCTGAAGGATCATGGTAG